Proteins co-encoded in one Meiothermus sp. genomic window:
- a CDS encoding CTP synthase, whose protein sequence is MKYIFVTGGVVSSLGKGILTSSLGAILRGRGYRVTAIKIDPYVNVDAGTMRPYEHGEVFVTGDGAETDLDIGHYERFLDIDLSRANNITTGQVYLSVIQKERRGEYLSQTVQVIPHITDEIKDRIRRAAQEQNAEIVVVEVGGTVGDIESLPFLEAIRQFQFDEDDQDIMYLHLTLVPYFAASEEFKTKPTQHSVSTLRGVGIQPDVLVLRSEKMVPEDVRKKVALFTNVHAGEVFSSPTVQYLYEMPLVLEEQGLGRVVEKKLGLEPIQPNLSFWQNAVRKLKQPAAEVTVAFVGKYVKMPDAYLSILEGFRHAGIAHDARVNVQWVNAEEITDLAKAAELLGDVDGVLVGPGFGIRGVEGKILAARYAREHRLPYFGICLGLQIAVIEYARNVLGLEGANSTEFDPYTPHPVIDLMPEQLEVEGMGGTMRLGNWPMRIHPETLLYKLYGKELVYERHRHRYEVNPAYVQRLIEGGLTVSAVTPGVQGRGEGLVEAIELADHPFFIGLQAHPELSSRPMRVSPPFFGFIGAALERRRQALFQSI, encoded by the coding sequence ATGAAATACATTTTTGTGACCGGCGGTGTGGTGAGCAGTCTGGGCAAGGGCATCCTTACCTCGAGCCTGGGGGCCATTTTGCGGGGGCGCGGCTACCGGGTGACCGCTATCAAAATTGACCCTTATGTCAACGTGGACGCCGGTACCATGCGCCCCTACGAGCACGGCGAGGTGTTCGTCACCGGCGATGGGGCCGAGACCGACCTGGACATTGGCCACTACGAGCGCTTTCTGGACATAGACCTCTCACGGGCCAACAACATCACCACCGGCCAGGTGTATCTGTCGGTGATCCAGAAAGAGCGCCGCGGGGAGTACCTTTCCCAGACCGTGCAGGTGATTCCCCATATCACCGACGAGATCAAAGACCGCATCCGCCGCGCCGCCCAGGAGCAAAACGCCGAGATTGTGGTGGTGGAGGTGGGGGGTACGGTGGGCGACATCGAGAGCCTGCCCTTCCTGGAGGCCATCCGCCAGTTTCAGTTCGACGAAGACGATCAGGACATCATGTATCTGCACCTGACGTTGGTGCCCTACTTTGCTGCCTCCGAGGAGTTCAAAACCAAACCCACCCAGCACTCGGTCTCCACCCTGCGCGGGGTGGGTATCCAGCCCGATGTGCTGGTGCTGCGCTCGGAGAAGATGGTGCCGGAGGATGTGCGTAAAAAAGTGGCCCTATTTACCAACGTGCACGCTGGCGAGGTCTTCAGCAGCCCCACCGTGCAGTACCTCTACGAGATGCCTTTGGTGCTGGAGGAGCAGGGCCTGGGACGGGTGGTAGAGAAAAAGCTGGGCCTCGAGCCCATCCAGCCCAACCTGAGCTTCTGGCAGAACGCCGTGCGCAAACTCAAGCAGCCCGCCGCCGAGGTGACGGTGGCCTTCGTGGGCAAGTATGTGAAGATGCCCGACGCCTACCTGAGCATCCTGGAAGGCTTCCGCCACGCCGGCATCGCCCACGACGCACGGGTCAACGTCCAGTGGGTCAACGCCGAGGAAATTACCGACCTGGCTAAGGCCGCCGAGCTGCTGGGCGATGTGGACGGTGTGCTGGTGGGGCCGGGTTTTGGCATCCGGGGGGTGGAGGGCAAAATCCTGGCGGCCCGCTACGCCCGCGAGCACCGGCTGCCCTATTTTGGCATCTGCCTGGGGTTGCAGATTGCGGTGATCGAGTACGCCCGAAATGTGCTGGGCCTCGAGGGGGCCAACAGCACCGAGTTCGACCCCTACACCCCCCACCCGGTGATTGACCTGATGCCCGAGCAGCTAGAGGTCGAGGGGATGGGCGGCACCATGCGGCTGGGCAACTGGCCCATGCGCATTCACCCCGAAACCCTGCTCTACAAGCTCTACGGCAAGGAACTGGTCTACGAGCGCCACCGCCACCGCTACGAGGTCAACCCCGCCTACGTGCAGCGGCTCATCGAGGGCGGCCTGACGGTCTCGGCGGTCACGCCCGGTGTGCAGGGCCGCGGTGAGGGACTGGTGGAGGCGATTGAACTGGCCGACCACCCCTTCTTTATTGGCCTGCAAGCCCACCCCGAGCTCTCCAGCCGCCCCATGCGGGTCTCACCGCCCTTCTTTGGCTTCATTGGCGCCGCCCTCGAGCGCAGGCGGCAGGCCCTGTTCCAGTCCATCTAG
- a CDS encoding HD-GYP domain-containing protein, which translates to MSNDPLELTESAMTSLYHLDIAPHLAFVRFREGKPVVVSARGALERYRGRHLPQQKLSTHASLTDNFTVGNYLEGIPESAGWSTAAVPVSARQKRPLGVIILAREGNKPFQSDEKAIANSLARIMGAQLGQMEALKQLEDAYDGTLRALGLALEFRDHETQGHTKRVVAWSDQLAQDVGLDASMRKFLRWGAYLHDIGKLSIPDNILRKPDKLNDEEWEIMKSHVVRGWEMLSRVPFLPQETLEVVRHHHENWDGSGYPDGLKGQDIPVLARIFAVVDTFDALYSPRPYKRAWKPAEIIEELNRLKGKKLDPKLVDIFIKRITSPSGKEAMEAANPSKTGVRA; encoded by the coding sequence ATGTCCAACGACCCCTTGGAGCTCACCGAGAGTGCCATGACGTCGCTGTACCACCTCGATATTGCTCCACACCTGGCCTTCGTGCGCTTTCGAGAAGGCAAGCCGGTGGTGGTTAGCGCGCGTGGGGCCCTCGAGCGCTACCGGGGGCGCCACCTACCCCAACAGAAGCTGAGTACCCACGCCTCCCTCACCGACAACTTTACGGTAGGAAACTACCTCGAGGGCATTCCCGAAAGCGCGGGCTGGTCTACAGCTGCAGTGCCAGTCTCGGCTCGACAGAAACGCCCACTTGGAGTGATTATTCTGGCCCGTGAGGGAAATAAGCCCTTTCAATCAGACGAAAAAGCCATAGCCAACTCGCTGGCTCGAATAATGGGGGCGCAGCTGGGCCAGATGGAAGCCCTCAAGCAGCTCGAGGACGCTTACGACGGCACGCTGCGCGCTTTGGGGCTGGCGCTGGAATTCCGCGACCACGAGACCCAGGGTCATACCAAGCGGGTGGTGGCCTGGTCTGATCAACTCGCGCAGGACGTGGGCCTCGATGCTTCTATGCGCAAGTTCCTGCGCTGGGGGGCCTACCTGCACGATATCGGTAAACTTTCCATCCCCGACAACATTCTGCGCAAGCCCGATAAGCTCAACGATGAAGAATGGGAGATTATGAAAAGCCACGTGGTGAGGGGTTGGGAGATGCTCTCGCGGGTGCCCTTTCTGCCTCAGGAAACCCTTGAGGTGGTGCGCCACCACCACGAAAACTGGGACGGCAGCGGTTACCCCGACGGTTTGAAGGGTCAGGACATCCCCGTCCTGGCACGTATATTTGCGGTGGTGGATACCTTCGATGCGCTTTACAGCCCTCGCCCCTACAAGCGGGCCTGGAAACCTGCGGAAATTATCGAGGAACTTAACCGCCTCAAGGGTAAAAAGCTCGATCCCAAGCTGGTTGACATTTTTATCAAGCGTATCACCTCGCCCTCCGGCAAGGAGGCCATGGAGGCTGCCAACCCTAGTAAAACCGGCGTTAGAGCGTAG
- a CDS encoding dodecin has translation MSKVYKKVELVGSSSESLEDAIKVALARARRTLRNLDWFEVKEIRGSLTDGYVNTYQVTLLVGFRLDEGE, from the coding sequence ATGAGCAAGGTCTACAAGAAGGTGGAGCTGGTAGGCAGCAGTTCAGAGAGCCTCGAGGACGCTATCAAAGTAGCGCTGGCTCGAGCCCGCCGAACCCTGCGGAACCTGGACTGGTTCGAGGTCAAGGAGATTCGCGGCAGCCTGACCGACGGCTATGTGAACACCTACCAGGTCACGCTCCTGGTTGGTTTCCGGCTCGACGAGGGAGAATAG
- a CDS encoding ABC transporter permease, whose amino-acid sequence MLMPAITLGTALAGAIARFTRNSMLEVLSQDYVRTARAKGLEGRVVVYKHALRNAAIPVVTVIGLQLGGLLGGAVVTEQVFSIPGFGRLLVDSVFNRDFPVLQAVVLISALAVFLINVLTDLLYAAIDPRIRYH is encoded by the coding sequence ATGCTGATGCCCGCCATTACCCTGGGTACCGCGCTGGCCGGCGCCATCGCCCGCTTCACCCGCAACAGCATGCTGGAGGTGCTCTCGCAGGACTACGTGCGCACCGCACGAGCCAAGGGTCTGGAAGGCCGGGTGGTGGTGTACAAGCACGCCTTGCGCAACGCCGCTATCCCGGTCGTAACGGTGATCGGTTTGCAGCTAGGCGGTTTGTTGGGAGGCGCGGTGGTCACCGAGCAGGTTTTCTCCATCCCCGGCTTTGGGCGGCTGCTGGTGGACTCGGTCTTCAACCGCGACTTCCCGGTTTTGCAGGCGGTGGTGCTGATCTCGGCCCTAGCGGTGTTTCTGATCAACGTGCTCACCGACCTGCTCTATGCGGCCATTGACCCGCGCATCCGCTACCACTGA
- the nikC gene encoding nickel transporter permease codes for MSNRTLRAFFANRLALAGMVMLLLLVLGAIFAPILVPYSPTSTDFSALQQPPSSQHWFGTDQLGRDIFSRVLYGARVSLAAGLISVLLALLLGGLIGLVAGFYGGWIDDVLMRLTDAMLAFPFLVLAIALAAVLGPSLQNTMLAIGVVTTPVFARLIRGQVLAERPREYVQAAVALGGSDGRIITRHLLPNILGPLIVQVSLSTATAVLAEATLSFLGLGVQPPTPSWGSMLNDARGYLSQAPYMALFPGLAIFLAVLAFNLIGDGLRDALDPRMKK; via the coding sequence ATGAGCAACCGTACGCTACGTGCCTTTTTTGCCAATCGCCTGGCCCTGGCCGGGATGGTCATGCTGTTGCTGCTGGTGCTGGGGGCCATCTTCGCGCCCATCCTGGTGCCTTATAGCCCTACCTCGACCGATTTCAGCGCCCTGCAACAACCCCCCTCGAGCCAGCACTGGTTTGGCACCGACCAGCTCGGGCGGGACATCTTCTCGAGGGTGCTCTATGGGGCTCGTGTCTCGCTGGCCGCGGGCTTAATCTCGGTGCTGCTGGCCCTGCTGCTGGGGGGCCTGATCGGGCTGGTGGCTGGCTTTTACGGCGGTTGGATTGACGATGTGCTGATGCGCCTGACCGACGCCATGCTGGCCTTTCCATTTCTGGTGCTGGCCATCGCCCTGGCCGCCGTGCTGGGCCCGAGCCTGCAAAACACCATGCTGGCGATTGGGGTGGTCACCACCCCGGTGTTTGCCCGCCTGATTCGCGGACAGGTGCTGGCCGAACGCCCCCGCGAGTATGTGCAGGCCGCCGTCGCCCTGGGCGGCAGCGATGGCCGCATCATCACCCGGCACCTGTTACCCAACATACTGGGGCCATTAATCGTTCAGGTGAGCCTGAGCACGGCCACGGCGGTGCTGGCCGAGGCCACCCTGTCCTTTCTGGGGTTGGGGGTGCAGCCACCCACGCCTTCGTGGGGCTCGATGCTCAACGATGCTCGAGGCTACCTGAGCCAGGCACCCTACATGGCCCTGTTCCCAGGCCTCGCTATCTTTTTGGCGGTGCTGGCCTTTAATCTGATTGGGGACGGCCTGCGCGATGCCCTGGATCCGCGCATGAAGAAGTAG
- a CDS encoding DUF815 domain-containing protein gives MQLFPPLDQNPLTELFHARVPKGEPWAWVLAQRILASEAVPRRLLCEPLSPGLAAWIDEELARLRRELEHLRKQYPYADFGNREPSPAEVEALDVLLRGSSMDVQALYRIYGYGIYTHHSAFVFDGQVRAVEKPDPARFDDLVGYTRQIGMLRTNIERFLAGKPAVPMLLYGARGSGKSTSVKALRTHYAERGLRLVEVLSEGLDQLPLLMEELAPLPFRFVLFMDDLAFAEGDERFHRLKVLLEGAVYERPANVLVVATSNRRNLVSQHWAERPDPNASDPASWDTLQDKLALADRFGLVLTFPPFDQQLYLEAVAHLLGRELDPDTRTAALQFALGGRGFSGRTARHFANQQ, from the coding sequence ATGCAGCTTTTCCCTCCGCTGGATCAAAACCCACTGACCGAACTGTTTCATGCTCGAGTGCCCAAAGGGGAGCCCTGGGCCTGGGTACTGGCCCAACGGATACTGGCCAGCGAAGCTGTGCCCCGGCGGCTGCTTTGCGAGCCTTTGAGCCCTGGGTTGGCGGCCTGGATTGACGAAGAGCTAGCACGCCTGCGGCGCGAGCTGGAGCACCTCAGGAAGCAATACCCGTATGCCGACTTTGGGAATCGTGAGCCCAGCCCGGCCGAGGTTGAGGCGCTGGACGTGCTCCTGCGCGGCTCGTCGATGGATGTGCAGGCGCTTTATCGGATCTATGGATATGGAATTTACACTCACCACAGCGCTTTCGTGTTCGATGGACAGGTAAGGGCCGTGGAAAAGCCCGATCCGGCGCGTTTTGACGACTTGGTGGGCTACACCCGGCAAATTGGCATGCTGCGCACCAACATCGAACGTTTTTTGGCCGGAAAACCGGCGGTGCCGATGCTGCTGTACGGGGCTCGAGGCTCCGGCAAATCCACCTCGGTCAAAGCCCTGCGCACCCACTACGCCGAGCGCGGCCTGCGGCTGGTGGAGGTTTTATCCGAGGGGCTGGATCAGCTTCCCCTGCTGATGGAGGAGCTGGCCCCGTTGCCGTTTCGCTTTGTGCTGTTCATGGACGACCTGGCCTTTGCCGAGGGGGATGAGCGATTCCACCGGCTCAAGGTACTGCTCGAGGGCGCGGTCTACGAACGGCCCGCCAACGTGCTGGTGGTGGCAACCTCCAACCGGCGCAACCTGGTCTCCCAGCACTGGGCCGAGCGCCCCGACCCCAACGCCAGCGACCCCGCTTCCTGGGACACCCTGCAGGACAAGCTGGCCCTGGCCGACCGTTTTGGGCTGGTGCTCACCTTTCCGCCCTTCGACCAACAGCTTTATCTGGAGGCCGTGGCCCACCTGCTCGGAAGGGAGCTAGACCCCGACACCCGCACGGCAGCCTTGCAGTTTGCCCTGGGGGGGCGGGGTTTTTCCGGGCGCACCGCCCGGCACTTCGCCAATCAGCAGTAG
- a CDS encoding MBL fold metallo-hydrolase, with translation MARATRLSSEVAPGIFAIPVPIPYPFKYVNCYLLVPGPGVGEGPVLVDCALDTPEARSGLEAALQEHGLEFSDLQHLVVTHHHPDHYGLAGLIEAQGPTVWMLDVEKARGHIFWSEPEEMTRIGQALFQRHGVSEAYLSDLGREMAKTRSRVHPARNLQIFGDGQALTLAGMRFRAVWTPGHADGHAMLLRESDGVLLAGDQILERISPNIGLWAYSYPNPLQHYFDSLEKTAALGASLALPGHYRPIRDIAGRVAELKAHHRERLGFLLGLMDSTPQTCWQLSLGLFPGDLNLAQRRFAWSETLAHLEYLVAEGQVKRLELDGVVHYSRA, from the coding sequence ATGGCACGTGCCACCCGCCTGTCTTCCGAGGTTGCGCCGGGCATATTTGCCATCCCGGTTCCCATCCCGTACCCCTTCAAGTATGTGAACTGTTACCTGCTTGTGCCGGGCCCTGGGGTTGGTGAGGGCCCGGTGCTGGTGGACTGTGCGCTGGATACCCCGGAGGCCCGGAGCGGCCTCGAGGCCGCCCTGCAAGAGCACGGGCTGGAATTTAGTGACCTTCAACACCTGGTGGTGACCCACCACCACCCCGACCACTACGGCCTGGCCGGGCTGATCGAGGCCCAGGGGCCTACGGTCTGGATGCTGGACGTGGAGAAGGCTCGAGGGCACATCTTCTGGAGCGAGCCCGAGGAGATGACCCGCATCGGGCAGGCGTTGTTCCAGCGGCACGGGGTGAGCGAGGCCTACCTGAGCGACCTGGGCCGGGAGATGGCTAAAACCCGCAGCCGGGTGCACCCGGCCCGGAACCTTCAGATCTTTGGTGATGGACAGGCCCTTACGCTCGCGGGCATGCGCTTCCGCGCGGTCTGGACGCCCGGCCACGCCGACGGCCACGCCATGCTGCTGCGCGAGTCGGATGGTGTGCTGCTGGCCGGAGACCAGATCTTAGAGCGCATCTCGCCCAACATTGGCCTCTGGGCCTACTCATACCCCAACCCTTTGCAGCACTACTTCGACTCGCTGGAGAAAACCGCCGCCCTGGGGGCTTCGCTGGCCCTGCCGGGGCACTACCGGCCCATCCGGGACATCGCCGGGCGGGTGGCCGAGCTTAAGGCCCACCACCGTGAGCGGCTGGGGTTCTTGCTCGGCCTTATGGATAGCACGCCCCAAACCTGCTGGCAGCTATCGCTGGGGCTGTTTCCGGGCGACCTCAACCTGGCCCAGCGGCGCTTCGCCTGGTCGGAAACCCTGGCGCACCTGGAGTATCTGGTGGCCGAGGGGCAGGTAAAGCGGCTCGAGCTTGACGGGGTCGTTCACTATAGCCGCGCTTAA
- a CDS encoding gamma-glutamyltransferase family protein: protein MNLNQYPYPSRRNVVTGKRGAVATSQPQAALAGMEMLLAGGNAVDAALAMAIALTVLEPTSNGIGSDAFALVHDGQKLHGLSANGLSPAGLDFATFAAGGAVPTRGWLPVTVPGAPDAWRELHQKFGKLPFERLFEPAIRYGEEGFAVTPETGRNWRRIEAVYGPLQDACFQPFKAVFMPGGKAPRPGEIWRSPRHAETLRELARTHTESFYRGKLADRIADFAAATGGYLTHADLAAYRSEWVEPLSVRYRGLEVHQIPPPGQGIAALMALKILEGFELSQYPRDSVEGFHLQLEAMKLAFADVQKYVGDPRYMTVSATDLLNPDYLAQRRSLIGEQALPVQAGAPQGGTVYLCAADGELQVSFIQSNYMGFGAGIVVDGTGISLQNRGAGFVLDEGHVNQYAPAKKPFHTIIPGFLTREGKPLGPFGVMGGHMQPQGHLQVVVNLEDYHMNPQAALDAPRWQWTRGLRVELEPAVPLHVVQGLRERGHEVVLQSEWASFGRGQMILKPAEAFLAATEPRADGMALAW, encoded by the coding sequence ATGAACCTCAACCAGTATCCCTATCCCTCCCGCCGCAACGTGGTGACCGGCAAACGGGGCGCAGTAGCCACCAGCCAGCCCCAGGCCGCCCTGGCCGGCATGGAGATGCTCCTGGCCGGGGGCAACGCGGTGGATGCGGCCCTGGCTATGGCTATAGCCCTGACCGTGCTCGAGCCCACCTCCAACGGCATCGGCTCCGATGCGTTCGCCCTGGTGCACGATGGACAGAAACTGCACGGCCTGAGCGCCAACGGCCTGAGTCCGGCTGGTCTGGACTTTGCGACCTTTGCCGCAGGCGGAGCGGTGCCCACCCGCGGCTGGCTACCGGTCACGGTGCCGGGGGCACCCGACGCCTGGCGCGAGCTGCATCAAAAGTTTGGCAAGCTGCCCTTCGAACGGCTTTTCGAGCCGGCCATCCGCTACGGCGAGGAGGGCTTTGCCGTCACCCCCGAGACCGGGCGCAACTGGCGGCGCATCGAGGCGGTGTATGGCCCCCTGCAGGACGCCTGTTTTCAACCCTTCAAAGCGGTGTTCATGCCCGGCGGCAAGGCCCCCCGGCCTGGCGAGATCTGGCGCAGCCCGCGGCACGCCGAGACCCTGCGGGAGCTGGCCCGCACCCACACCGAGAGTTTTTACCGCGGTAAACTGGCCGACCGGATCGCCGATTTTGCCGCGGCCACCGGGGGTTACCTGACCCACGCCGACCTGGCCGCCTACCGCTCGGAGTGGGTGGAGCCCCTCTCGGTGCGGTACCGGGGCCTCGAGGTACACCAGATACCCCCTCCAGGGCAGGGCATCGCGGCCCTGATGGCGCTGAAAATCCTCGAGGGCTTCGAGCTAAGCCAGTACCCCCGCGACTCGGTGGAGGGCTTCCACCTGCAGCTCGAGGCCATGAAACTGGCCTTTGCCGACGTGCAAAAATACGTGGGTGACCCCCGCTACATGACCGTCTCAGCCACCGACCTGCTGAACCCGGACTACCTGGCCCAGCGCCGGAGCCTGATAGGCGAGCAGGCCCTGCCGGTGCAGGCCGGTGCGCCCCAAGGGGGCACCGTCTACCTGTGCGCCGCCGACGGCGAGCTACAGGTCTCCTTTATCCAGTCCAACTACATGGGCTTTGGGGCCGGTATTGTGGTGGACGGCACCGGTATCTCGCTGCAAAACCGGGGTGCCGGTTTTGTGCTGGATGAAGGGCACGTCAACCAGTATGCGCCGGCCAAGAAACCCTTCCACACCATCATCCCCGGCTTCCTCACCCGCGAGGGCAAGCCCCTGGGGCCCTTTGGGGTGATGGGCGGGCATATGCAGCCCCAGGGGCATCTACAGGTGGTGGTGAACCTGGAAGACTACCACATGAACCCCCAGGCCGCCCTGGACGCCCCCCGCTGGCAGTGGACGCGGGGCCTTCGGGTGGAGCTCGAGCCCGCTGTGCCCCTGCACGTGGTGCAGGGCCTCAGAGAACGCGGCCACGAGGTGGTGCTGCAAAGCGAGTGGGCCTCGTTTGGCCGGGGCCAGATGATTTTGAAGCCCGCCGAAGCCTTCCTAGCCGCCACCGAGCCCCGTGCCGATGGCATGGCCCTGGCGTGGTGA